The Gemmatirosa kalamazoonensis nucleotide sequence GCAGGATCGCGTCGAGCGAGTCGACGCGCGCGGGGTCGACGACGACGGCGCCGGCGGCGCGCAGCTCGTCGAGCGCGTGGGCGAACACGCGCAGCACGGCGGAGTCGGCGGACGGGCGCTCGTACGCTTGCCGGAGCACGCCGATCCGCGCGCCCTTCAGGCCACCGGGCGTCAGAAACGCGCGATAGTCGCGCTCGCGCCGGGCGCCGACGGTGACGGAGTCCGCGGGGTCGGCGCCGGCGACGACGTCGAACACCGCGACGGCGTCGGCGACGGTGCGCGCCATCGGGCCCGCGATGTCGGCGACGGCGCTCAGCGGCACGACGCCGGCGCGCGACGTGAGTCCCATCGTGGAGCGGATGCCGACGAGCGCCTGGAACGACGACGGCCCGCGGATGGAGTTGCCGGTGTCGGTGCCGAGTCCGACCTCGCCGAGGCTCGCCGCGACGGCGGCCGCGGTGCCGCCGCTGGAGCCGGCCGTCACGCGGTCGAGCGCGTAGGGGTTCTTCGTGTAGCCCGGAAGGATCGAGCTCACGGTCTCGTACGGCGTGAACGCCCACTCGGCCATGTTCGACTTCGCGAGCACGATCGCCCCGGCGGCGCGGATGCGCGCGACCATGGTCGCGTCCTGCGGCGGACGCCATCCCTGCAGCGCGAGCGAGCCGGCGGTGGTCTGGAGATCCGCCGTCTCGAAGTTGTCCTTCACGATCATGGGGACGCAGTGCAGCGGTCCCGTTAGGCCCTCGCGCGCGAAGCGCCGGTCGAGCGAGTCGGCGACCGACAGCGCCGCGGGATTCACCGTCACGAGCGCGTTGATCGCGGGGCCCTTCTTGTCGTACGCCGCGATGCGGTCGAGATATGCCTGCACGAGCGCGCGGCAGGTGAGCCGGTGCGCGCGCATCGCCGCGTGGACGTCGGCGATGGTGGTCTCCTCGACGCGGAACGCCGGGCGTTGGGCGAGGACGGCGGACGGCGCGAGCAGGAGTGCGACGAGAGCGTGGGGACGCATCATCTCCATTGCGTTACCATGATTTCCATCGGTCTCGATGCCGATGGACATGATGTTAACGCAATGGCGATGATGCGTCGGACTATCGTGTCGGCGCGTGGGCCTTGCACGCCACGCAGTAGCGCGTCTGCGGGATCGCGTCGAGCCGGTCGAAGCTGATGGTCTGGCCGCAGTTATCGCAGACGTCGAACGTCTCGGGCGATCGGTAGAGGCGGCGCAGCGCGTCGTCGATCCGCCAGAGCGTGCGCGACTCCTGGCTCGCGAGCAGGAAGCTCGTCTCCTGCTGCATGGTGTCGGTGCCCTGGTCCGCCATGTGGAACGGGTAGTTCGTCAGATCGCCGTCCGACTCGCTGGAGCCCGCGCCGAACTGCTCCGCGTTGCGCCCGAGCTGACGGATCAGGAGACGCCGCTCCTCGAGCAGGCGCTTCTGGTAGTGCGCGAGCCGCTCCGCGCGCGCCGCCGCGTTCGGGTCGTCGTCCTCTGGTTTCGCCCTGCGCGGTGCCGCCATCGGGTCCTCGCCGGCCATGCGATTGCGGGGGGATCTCGTGCGGGGAAAGGGCAGGGGGCGTGCCCGGACGACGGGGTGCGTCGCCGTTGCGGGGTCGGGCGTTCGTTGGGTACGGTACCGCGCGTCGCGACGTGCCATGTTGGGCGTGGGGGGGGGAGCCCCCTCGGCGCTCAGTACCCGCGCAGACCCCGCTCGTGCCCTTCCTATTCCTTCAGCCCGAGCGCCGAGGCTCCACCGTCGGCACGGAGGTGCGCGGCGCCGTCGCGACGTTCCTCACGATGGCGTACGTGCTCGTCGCGAACCCGTCCATCCTCGCCGCGGCCGGGGTGCCGGTCGTCCCCGCGGTGGCGGGAACCGCGGCCGCGGCGGCGATCGCGTCGATCCTCATGGGCGTCGTGGCCGACTTCCCGCTCGCGCTCGCGTCGGGGATGGGGCTCAACGCCGTCATCGCGTTCCAGATCGCGCCCGCGGTGGGCTCGTGGCAGACGGCGATGGGGCTCGTCGTGCTCGACGGCCTGGTGGTGCTCGCGCTCGTGCTGTTCGGCCTGCGCGAGGCGGTGATGCGCGCGATCCCGCACGACCTGCGGCTCGCGATCGGCGTCGGCATCGGACTGTTCATCGCGTTCATCGGCGCCGTGAACGCGCGGCTCGTCGTCGTGCCGGCGGGGACGATCGCGGTGCTCGGCCACACACCGACCGCCGTGCTCCCGCCGGTGACCTACGGGTCGCTGCACGCGCCCGAAGCGATCGTCGCCCTCGTCGGGACGTGCCTCACGGCGGCACTCGTCGCGCGGCGCGTGACGGGCGCGATCGTGATCGGCATCGTGGCGAGCACGGTGCTCGCGTTCGCGCTCGGCATCGCGTCGCTGCCGGCGGGCGGACTGCTCGCGTCGCCGCGCTTCGACACGTTCGCGCAGGCGAATCTGCGCGGCGCCCTCGCGCCGGGCGCGCTCGCCCTGCTGCTGCCGATCATGCTCGTGGACTTCTTCGACACGATCGGCACCGCGACGGCGATCGCCGAGGAGGCGGGGCTCGAGGACGACGAGGGGCGCATCCCGGGGCTCAAGCGCGTGCTCGCGATCGACGCGCTCGCGGCGTCGATCGGCGGATTGTTCGGCGTGAGCTCGGTGACGGCGTACATCGAGTCGGCGGCAGGCGTGGCGGAGGGCGCGCGCACGGGACTGCACTCGATCGTCGTGGGGCTGCTGTTCGCGCTCGCGATGTTCGCCGCGCCGCTCGCCGCGGTGGTGCCCGCCGCCGCGACGGCACCGGCGCTCATCATCGTCGGCTTCCTGATGTGCGCGCAGGTGACGCGCATCGACTTCCGCACGGCGGCGACGGGCATCCCCGCGTTCGTGCTGCTGGCGACGATCCCGTTCACGTACTCGATCTCGCACGGGATCGGCTACGGGTTCATCACGTACACGGTGGTGCAGCTGCTCGGCGGCCGGTGGCGCGAGCTGCACCCGCTGATGCTCGGCGCGTCGCTGCTGTTCGCGGCGTACTTCGTGTTCGGCTGAGTGATATTGAACGGCGGAGGACGCAGAGGGCCGCAGAGGACTGTCCTCTTTGATCGAACCACAGGTCCGAGGTGCTGGGCGAGTACAACTGGGGATCCAACGGCGATGAACAGGATCTCGAGATCTTTGCAATCGCACTTGGATCCCCAGAGTACTCGCCTGCCACCTCGCCCCATCGGTGTTCTCTGCGGCCCTCTGCGGCCCTCTGCGGTTCATTCACAAGGCAAGGGCCGCATCGTTAGGCCCCGTCCGCCTGCGCCCGCAGCTCGATGTCCGCGAGCAGCCGCGCGACCTCGTAGCGCCGCCGCTTCTCGGCCGCGTCGGGCTCGGGGCTCGCGGGGCCGGCGATCTCGTCGACGTCCTCAGGGAGCACGACGGCGGCGATGCGGCGGCCGTCCTCGAGGGTGCGCTCGAAGACGAAGGTCCCGTCGGGGGTCTGGGTGCAGTTCGGGTCGTGGAAGGACATCGACCGCCGTGCGCAGCAAGCCCGGTACCGTCGTCGCGCCGGAGCGCGGTCACGCCACCCGCGCCAGGTCGGTGCCC carries:
- a CDS encoding amidase family protein, translated to MRPHALVALLLAPSAVLAQRPAFRVEETTIADVHAAMRAHRLTCRALVQAYLDRIAAYDKKGPAINALVTVNPAALSVADSLDRRFAREGLTGPLHCVPMIVKDNFETADLQTTAGSLALQGWRPPQDATMVARIRAAGAIVLAKSNMAEWAFTPYETVSSILPGYTKNPYALDRVTAGSSGGTAAAVAASLGEVGLGTDTGNSIRGPSSFQALVGIRSTMGLTSRAGVVPLSAVADIAGPMARTVADAVAVFDVVAGADPADSVTVGARRERDYRAFLTPGGLKGARIGVLRQAYERPSADSAVLRVFAHALDELRAAGAVVVDPARVDSLDAILRRSGGCNRFKYDLERYLAARAPNAPVKTVDDVLRSRRFHPTVELRLRNAQGATEPPETSAGCRSYEGARAELRTAVLAMMDSLKLDALVYPTWSNPPRLIGDLNTPAGDNSQIFSPMTGFPAVTVPMGWTPNATGAGALPAGMTFFGRPWTEGPLFRLVYGYEQATHHRRPPASAPGLGAR
- a CDS encoding TraR/DksA family transcriptional regulator, whose protein sequence is MAAPRRAKPEDDDPNAAARAERLAHYQKRLLEERRLLIRQLGRNAEQFGAGSSESDGDLTNYPFHMADQGTDTMQQETSFLLASQESRTLWRIDDALRRLYRSPETFDVCDNCGQTISFDRLDAIPQTRYCVACKAHAPTR
- a CDS encoding NCS2 family permease, with product MPFLFLQPERRGSTVGTEVRGAVATFLTMAYVLVANPSILAAAGVPVVPAVAGTAAAAAIASILMGVVADFPLALASGMGLNAVIAFQIAPAVGSWQTAMGLVVLDGLVVLALVLFGLREAVMRAIPHDLRLAIGVGIGLFIAFIGAVNARLVVVPAGTIAVLGHTPTAVLPPVTYGSLHAPEAIVALVGTCLTAALVARRVTGAIVIGIVASTVLAFALGIASLPAGGLLASPRFDTFAQANLRGALAPGALALLLPIMLVDFFDTIGTATAIAEEAGLEDDEGRIPGLKRVLAIDALAASIGGLFGVSSVTAYIESAAGVAEGARTGLHSIVVGLLFALAMFAAPLAAVVPAAATAPALIIVGFLMCAQVTRIDFRTAATGIPAFVLLATIPFTYSISHGIGYGFITYTVVQLLGGRWRELHPLMLGASLLFAAYFVFG